A section of the Alkalihalobacillus sp. LMS39 genome encodes:
- the cyoE gene encoding heme o synthase, which yields MNKSNTAIEASDVLTHSSTSPNPSSITNKEEKTWKHYVTLAKMGIVTSNLITAFAGIFLAAKYTGVSLLDQFHLVLFGLLGAGLVMAGGCTLNNFIDRDIDHLMERTKDRPTVTGKLQGSHVLIVGLIQSAIGIILLSLANITAAIIGMIGLFVYVVLYTMWTKRTTSLNTIVGSVSGAVPPLIGWAVIDPSLHTYAWILFFIMFFWQPPHFLALAMKRCEEYRAAGIPMLPVVAGFDVTKRQIVVYVAALLPVSLMLYPFGIVYTIVAALLGLGWLVLGLAGFKMKDDIKWSRFMFVYSLNYLTIIFVLMVIVHI from the coding sequence ATGAATAAATCCAATACAGCGATAGAAGCAAGCGATGTGTTAACACATTCAAGTACTAGTCCAAATCCTAGTTCAATCACGAACAAGGAAGAAAAAACATGGAAACATTATGTGACACTTGCTAAAATGGGTATTGTCACATCAAATTTAATCACAGCTTTTGCAGGGATTTTTCTAGCCGCAAAATATACTGGTGTTAGCTTGCTAGATCAATTTCATCTCGTCCTCTTTGGATTGCTAGGAGCGGGTCTAGTAATGGCTGGAGGTTGTACGTTAAATAACTTTATTGACCGTGATATTGATCATTTGATGGAGCGGACAAAAGATCGTCCAACTGTTACAGGGAAATTACAAGGCTCACATGTTCTAATTGTAGGACTCATCCAATCTGCTATCGGGATTATTCTATTATCTCTTGCAAATATAACGGCAGCGATTATTGGGATGATTGGCTTATTTGTATATGTTGTGTTGTATACGATGTGGACAAAGCGTACTACATCTTTAAATACAATTGTAGGAAGTGTATCTGGGGCTGTTCCACCACTCATTGGGTGGGCAGTAATTGACCCTAGCTTGCATACTTACGCCTGGATTTTATTTTTTATTATGTTTTTCTGGCAGCCACCACATTTTCTAGCGTTAGCGATGAAACGATGTGAAGAATATCGAGCTGCAGGAATTCCAATGTTGCCAGTTGTTGCAGGGTTTGACGTGACAAAGCGCCAAATCGTTGTTTATGTAGCAGCATTGTTACCAGTTTCATTAATGCTGTACCCATTTGGTATTGTCTATACAATAGTGGCAGCATTATTAGGGTTAGGTTGGCTAGTCTTAGGGTTAGCTGGGTTTAAAATGAAAGACGATATTAAATGGTCTAGATTCATGTTCGTCTATTCTTTAAACTACCTAACAATTATTTTCGTGCTTATGGTCATCGTTCATATTTAA
- a CDS encoding heme A synthase — protein MHKSLKLYSVITSIGMLIVLMQGALVTKTGSGEGCGATWPLCFGEVIPTSPAIETIIEYSHRIVSGMLGFMIIILAIWTWRKIGHLKETKFMAIMAIFFIVFQGLLGAGAVVFGQSDAILALHFGISAISLATVVLLTVLVFEDGKPKVPAPKVTKRFRYFVYFVITYTYAVIYTGALVKHTNATLACGGFPLCNGILFPGFAGPIGVHFLHRLAGISVFIILVVLLIIVIKHYRHEPTVFWGTIIAFIFVLGQVISGVAVIFTAASLVTAMFHALIISLLFSTLAYLTMIISRKPQ, from the coding sequence TTGCATAAATCATTAAAACTATATAGTGTAATTACATCCATTGGCATGCTCATCGTCCTTATGCAAGGAGCTCTTGTTACAAAAACAGGTTCAGGTGAAGGCTGTGGAGCAACATGGCCACTATGCTTTGGTGAAGTTATACCAACCTCACCTGCTATTGAAACGATCATTGAATATAGTCATCGAATCGTTTCTGGTATGCTAGGTTTCATGATTATAATACTCGCGATATGGACATGGCGAAAAATAGGTCATTTAAAAGAAACAAAATTCATGGCTATTATGGCTATCTTCTTCATCGTTTTTCAAGGATTATTAGGAGCAGGTGCTGTCGTTTTCGGTCAATCTGATGCGATTTTAGCGCTGCATTTTGGTATTTCAGCTATTTCTTTAGCTACAGTTGTTTTATTAACTGTACTCGTGTTTGAAGACGGAAAACCTAAAGTTCCTGCACCAAAAGTGACAAAACGATTTCGTTATTTTGTTTATTTTGTCATCACATACACGTATGCTGTTATTTATACCGGAGCACTAGTCAAACATACGAACGCAACATTAGCTTGTGGCGGATTTCCTTTATGTAACGGAATATTATTCCCAGGTTTTGCTGGTCCAATTGGGGTTCATTTCCTTCACCGCCTAGCGGGAATTTCTGTTTTTATTATTTTAGTCGTATTGCTCATAATCGTTATAAAGCATTATCGTCATGAACCAACAGTTTTTTGGGGGACAATCATCGCGTTCATTTTTGTTTTAGGACAAGTCATTAGTGGTGTTGCCGTTATTTTTACAGCAGCCTCACTTGTAACTGCAATGTTCCATGCCCTAATCATTTCACTGCTATTTTCAACACTTGCTTATTTAACGATGATTATTAGTAGAAAACCACAATAG
- a CDS encoding GNAT family N-acetyltransferase yields MGQVRKLTKEEMEESLTLSQFAFQYELTEEEKAYFIRTKRPEQTYGYFEGETLESKMTVLPLTVMLGNVAYKMGGIAGVATYPEQRRKGLVRNLLKIGLKELDEQGVTLSYLFPFTIPFYRKYGWELFCDEKKVVIASHELPKKGNAIGWMKRESLQQTDHLHSIYDTYCQSYFGMLKRTEKWWDELTYKRKKLHLSVYYREENRPTGYIMYEVKDRKMTISELVYTDEDSRGGLWNFISDHDSMIDQVELTLPASDESSFLFTNPKVKQELSPYFMARIVNVKLFLENYPFKAGTMSSLFVHVHDPFADWNNATYQVLFQGDKHEVKKFESKTDNLACQHPPKRGIQVNINMLTTMLMHYKRPLQLVKMGVMKGNEEEVKEWERRLGSNPPAFIDFF; encoded by the coding sequence ATGGGGCAAGTTAGAAAGTTAACAAAGGAAGAGATGGAGGAGAGTTTAACACTTTCTCAGTTTGCGTTTCAGTATGAATTAACAGAGGAAGAAAAAGCATATTTTATAAGGACAAAGCGACCAGAACAAACTTATGGCTATTTTGAAGGAGAAACATTGGAGTCAAAGATGACCGTCCTTCCATTAACAGTGATGTTAGGGAATGTTGCATATAAAATGGGAGGGATCGCTGGAGTCGCTACATATCCAGAACAAAGAAGAAAAGGCCTTGTTCGAAACCTACTGAAAATTGGATTGAAAGAGTTGGATGAACAGGGTGTAACGCTTTCTTATTTATTTCCCTTCACTATCCCTTTTTATCGTAAATACGGTTGGGAATTATTTTGTGATGAGAAAAAGGTAGTTATAGCTTCCCATGAACTTCCAAAGAAAGGTAATGCGATAGGATGGATGAAGCGGGAGTCGCTTCAACAAACCGACCACTTGCACTCCATTTACGACACGTATTGTCAATCCTACTTTGGGATGCTAAAAAGAACAGAAAAATGGTGGGATGAATTAACATATAAAAGGAAAAAACTACATCTATCTGTTTATTATCGTGAAGAAAATCGGCCAACTGGTTATATCATGTATGAAGTGAAGGACCGAAAAATGACGATTTCTGAGCTTGTTTATACGGATGAAGATAGTCGAGGTGGGTTATGGAATTTCATTTCGGACCATGATTCAATGATAGATCAGGTTGAATTAACATTGCCGGCAAGTGACGAATCATCATTTTTGTTTACGAATCCAAAAGTAAAACAAGAATTATCTCCATATTTTATGGCGAGAATTGTTAATGTCAAACTGTTTTTGGAAAACTATCCATTTAAAGCCGGTACAATGTCCTCTTTATTTGTTCATGTACATGACCCATTTGCCGACTGGAATAATGCGACTTATCAGGTGCTGTTTCAAGGGGATAAACATGAAGTGAAAAAGTTTGAAAGTAAGACAGACAATTTAGCTTGTCAACATCCCCCAAAAAGAGGAATTCAAGTAAATATTAATATGTTGACGACAATGTTGATGCATTATAAGCGACCATTACAGCTCGTTAAAATGGGAGTCATGAAAGGAAATGAAGAAGAAGTGAAAGAGTGGGAAAGAAGACTAGGAAGCAATCCTCCTGCTTTCATAGACTTCTTTTAA
- the pyc gene encoding pyruvate carboxylase, with the protein MDGLKNIKKVLVANRGEIAIRIFRACTELHIRTVAIYSKEDMGAYHRYKADEAYLVGEGKKPIEAYLDIEGILEIAKRNDVDAIHPGYGFLSENLQFAKRCEEEGIIFIGPNTEHLVMFGDKVQAREQAIKANIPVIPGSDGPVNSLEDVQAFAEQHGFPFIIKAALGGGGRGMRIVRSQEALNEAYDRAKSEAKSAFGNDEVYVEKFVENPKHIEVQILADKHGNIVHLYERDCSVQRRHQKVVEVAPSVSLDQELREKICEAAVQLSKSVNYINAGTVEFLVTENGEFFFIEVNPRIQVEHTITEMITGVDIVQSQLFIADGEELHNKVLGIPKQENIACNGYAIQSRVTTEDPSNGFLPDTGKIMAYRSGGGFGVRLDAGNGYQGSVITPYYDSLLVKVSTWALTFEGASQKMLRNLREFRIRGIKTNIAFLENVVQHRAFLSGEYNTSFIDTTPELFVFPKRKDRGTKMLSFIGETIVNGYPGLEGVKKPVLDIPEVPKVNYTEPFPKGTKQILEERGADGLSKWVKEQKEVLLTDTTFRDAHQSLLATRVRTHDLKQIAEPTARMVPHLFSSEMWGGATFDVAMRFLHEDPWERLLILRNKMPNVLLQMLFRASNAVGYTNYPDNLIKEFVDKSAAAGIDVFRIFDSLNWVEGMRLTIDSVRESGKIAEATLCYTGDILDKNRTKYDLQYYKNLAKELENAGAHILGIKDMAGLLKPEAAYQLVTELKQTIDIPIHLHTHDTSGNGLFTYARAIEAGVDIVDVAISSMAGQTSQPSMNSLYYALSGSERQPNVDIKALEQLSDYWDSTRKFYSGFESGMNAPHTEVYEHEMPGGQYSNLQQQAKAVGLKNRWNEVKKMYRRVNDMFGDVVKVTPSSKVVGDMALYMVQNNLIEDDIYDRGDNLDFPDSVVEFFQGQLGQPYQGFPKELQQIILKGREPLATRPGELLDPINFQEVKETLYHTLNRQVTSHDILSYAIYPKVFMEYERFRQQFGEVSVLDTPTFFYGLRLGEEIEVEIEKGKTLIVKLVSISKPQDDGNRIVYFELNGQPREVMIKDMNVKTSVKAKAKVDKSNPNQIGASMPGTVVKTLVVKGDKVKKGDHLMITEAMKMETTVQAPFDGEIKDVHVTNGEAIQTGDLLIELSN; encoded by the coding sequence TAAAGCTGACGAAGCTTACCTAGTAGGGGAAGGTAAGAAACCAATTGAAGCATACTTAGATATCGAGGGTATTTTAGAAATTGCAAAACGAAATGATGTAGATGCGATTCACCCAGGGTACGGGTTTTTGTCTGAAAACTTACAATTTGCTAAGCGATGTGAAGAAGAAGGCATTATTTTTATTGGTCCAAATACAGAGCATTTAGTTATGTTTGGTGATAAAGTACAAGCGAGGGAACAGGCTATTAAAGCAAATATTCCTGTTATTCCAGGAAGTGATGGACCTGTTAATAGCTTAGAGGATGTTCAAGCGTTTGCAGAGCAACATGGATTTCCTTTTATTATTAAAGCTGCACTTGGTGGTGGCGGACGTGGTATGAGAATTGTCCGGTCACAAGAAGCTTTAAACGAAGCCTACGACAGAGCGAAGTCAGAAGCGAAATCCGCTTTTGGAAATGACGAAGTTTATGTTGAGAAATTTGTAGAAAATCCAAAACATATTGAAGTACAAATCTTGGCGGACAAGCATGGAAATATCGTCCATTTATATGAGCGTGATTGTTCTGTTCAACGTCGACATCAAAAAGTAGTTGAAGTGGCCCCTAGTGTGTCGTTAGATCAAGAGTTACGTGAGAAAATTTGTGAAGCAGCTGTTCAATTATCTAAGAGTGTCAATTATATAAATGCAGGGACTGTTGAATTCTTAGTAACAGAAAACGGTGAATTTTTCTTTATTGAAGTCAATCCGCGAATTCAAGTAGAACATACGATTACTGAAATGATTACGGGTGTCGATATTGTTCAATCCCAATTATTTATTGCTGATGGAGAAGAGCTACATAACAAAGTATTAGGAATTCCGAAACAAGAAAACATTGCATGTAATGGGTATGCTATTCAGTCACGTGTTACAACAGAAGACCCAAGTAACGGGTTTTTACCAGACACAGGGAAAATTATGGCTTATCGTTCTGGTGGTGGATTTGGAGTTCGCCTTGATGCTGGAAACGGTTATCAAGGGTCTGTTATTACACCTTATTATGATTCATTGCTCGTTAAAGTGTCGACGTGGGCCCTTACATTTGAAGGCGCTTCTCAAAAAATGTTGCGAAACTTACGAGAATTCCGTATACGTGGGATTAAAACAAACATTGCGTTTTTAGAAAATGTTGTTCAGCACCGAGCTTTTCTTTCTGGTGAATACAACACATCGTTCATTGATACTACTCCAGAACTTTTTGTATTTCCAAAACGAAAAGACCGTGGAACAAAAATGTTATCATTTATCGGTGAAACGATCGTTAATGGGTATCCTGGATTAGAAGGTGTAAAAAAACCAGTACTTGATATTCCAGAAGTACCAAAAGTAAATTATACTGAGCCATTTCCAAAAGGGACAAAGCAAATTCTTGAAGAAAGAGGCGCTGACGGGTTAAGTAAATGGGTAAAAGAGCAAAAAGAAGTGTTATTAACAGACACAACGTTCCGAGATGCTCATCAATCTTTGTTAGCTACAAGGGTTCGTACGCATGATTTAAAGCAAATTGCAGAACCAACCGCAAGAATGGTTCCACATTTGTTTTCATCAGAAATGTGGGGCGGCGCTACATTTGATGTTGCGATGAGATTTTTACATGAAGATCCATGGGAAAGACTTTTAATTTTACGCAATAAAATGCCTAATGTCTTATTGCAAATGTTATTTCGAGCATCAAATGCGGTTGGGTATACGAACTACCCAGATAATTTAATTAAAGAGTTCGTTGATAAATCTGCTGCAGCTGGAATCGATGTTTTCCGTATCTTTGACAGCTTAAACTGGGTGGAAGGTATGAGATTGACCATTGATTCAGTGCGAGAAAGTGGAAAAATTGCCGAGGCGACTCTTTGTTACACAGGAGATATATTAGATAAAAACCGTACAAAATATGATTTGCAGTATTATAAAAATTTAGCAAAAGAATTGGAAAACGCTGGAGCACATATTCTAGGAATTAAAGATATGGCCGGTTTGCTAAAACCAGAAGCTGCGTATCAATTAGTAACTGAGTTAAAACAAACGATTGATATTCCAATTCACTTGCATACACATGATACAAGTGGAAATGGGTTATTCACATACGCACGTGCAATTGAAGCCGGTGTTGATATTGTTGATGTGGCGATTAGCTCAATGGCAGGACAAACATCACAGCCGAGTATGAATAGCTTATATTATGCATTATCAGGCTCAGAACGTCAGCCTAATGTTGATATTAAAGCATTAGAGCAATTAAGTGATTATTGGGATAGTACACGTAAGTTTTACAGTGGGTTTGAAAGTGGGATGAATGCGCCACATACAGAAGTGTATGAGCATGAAATGCCTGGTGGTCAATACAGTAATCTTCAGCAACAAGCGAAAGCGGTTGGATTAAAAAACCGCTGGAATGAAGTGAAAAAAATGTATCGCCGTGTGAACGATATGTTTGGGGATGTAGTAAAAGTAACCCCATCATCTAAAGTTGTTGGTGATATGGCATTGTATATGGTGCAAAATAATTTAATTGAAGATGATATTTATGACCGTGGTGATAATCTAGACTTCCCAGATTCTGTTGTAGAGTTTTTCCAGGGCCAACTTGGTCAACCATACCAAGGTTTCCCGAAAGAATTACAACAAATCATCTTAAAAGGTAGAGAACCTCTTGCAACTAGACCTGGTGAATTACTAGACCCGATTAACTTCCAAGAGGTAAAAGAGACGTTATACCATACATTAAATCGACAAGTAACGAGTCATGATATACTCTCGTATGCAATATATCCAAAAGTGTTTATGGAGTATGAGCGTTTCCGTCAACAGTTTGGTGAAGTTTCTGTTCTCGATACACCGACATTCTTTTATGGGTTACGGTTAGGGGAAGAGATCGAAGTTGAAATCGAAAAAGGGAAAACGTTAATCGTGAAACTTGTTTCTATTTCAAAACCGCAAGATGACGGGAATCGTATTGTATACTTTGAGTTAAATGGTCAGCCACGTGAAGTGATGATTAAAGATATGAATGTGAAAACATCTGTTAAAGCAAAGGCGAAAGTCGATAAGAGCAACCCGAACCAGATAGGTGCTTCAATGCCTGGTACGGTTGTGAAAACGTTAGTTGTCAAGGGAGATAAGGTTAAAAAAGGTGACCATCTCATGATTACGGAAGCAATGAAAATGGAAACAACGGTTCAAGCTCCATTTGATGGTGAAATAAAAGACGTCCATGTAACGAATGGAGAAGCGATTCAAACCGGAGATTTATTAATTGAGTTGTCAAATTAA